GCGCATGAGATACGCACCAAAAACGACTTGCATCACTGGGTGGTTAATAACCTAGATGATACAGAGTTGGTGACGTTAAGTTACCAGGAAATTAACAGATCTGTGAATTTTGATCCGGCAACAGATCGGGCAGATGCGCTTGCTAATGGCCGCCTCATTGATCTGGGGGATGCTACACAGGTCTGGTTCGATGTCAGGGATGTCGATGGTGACAGATATATGGATACGATCCTTTATAAAACAGAAAATCGTAGTGAAATTTACGGCGTGCTTGATAATTATAATGGGCGCACTTCTGGTATATATCTCAGAGCGCTGGATGCCGATTTCTTTGTGAATAATAACATAGAGGTGATTGACCTTGATCCCCCGCTTGCGCAAATTCATGGCGCTGGCATTACAGGAAGCCCTTTGACAGCACTCAATGTTGCTGAGGAGGATGCCACCTACCAATGGTTTTTGATCCATAGGAGTTCTGAGCAAGCTATTCTGGTTAGTGAGTCAGCGATATTTACACCAATTGAACCCGGATTTTATCGCCTCCATCTCACAATCAATGATCAAGACGGTTTTGCGGTAAAAAATGTGCGTTGGCCAAATCAGGGCAATGACAGTCCCAATGGTTTAGGCGATGCAGGAAACAATCTCATAGACGCAGACAATAGCAGCTTTACCGAACTATATGGAAGTCGTGGGGATGATTATTTACGTGCCGGCCGTTCTACCACAGACCTTTATGGCGGGGCAGACGATGATATTCTGGTTGCGGGTATAAACCAAACCACCATGACAGGTGGGCATAGCCATAGTTATGATCCGCAAACGCGAGTAAGAATCTATAGCCCTGATGATGATGTGTTTCTGGTTTATCGTGGCCAGACACGTTTTGCCGATAAAGCGCATAAAATCACCGATTTTACCCCAGATCATGACAAGATCGGCCTTGGGTATTCTGTTACCGAGGTCTGGTACAAGCAGACCAGCAAAGGCATCTATCTGCTGGATTCGGGGGCGCAGGATGCCGATTATTATGTATTTCTTGCCTTTGATGATCAAGATGTGCAACCAAGCCTGCAGGATCAGATCATCGATGATGCTAGTGATCTGACAGCAACGCATTTTGACATTCTGGGGCAGACGGTGATCTTGCGTGAATTCACCCATGAGATTCGCACCAAAAACGACCTACATCATTGGGTGGTTGATGACCTGAATGATGCGGAGCTGGTGACGTTAGTTGATGAATTCAACAAATCCTTAAATTCGGATCGGGCATTTAACCGTGAGCATGGCCAGCTTATTGATCTGGGGGATGCCACGCAGGTCTGGTTCGATGTGAAGGATGTGGATGGTGACACGGATATGGATACGATCCTTTATAAAACAGAAAATCGTAGTGAAATTTACGGCGTGCTTGATGATTATAATGGGCGGGTCACTAACCCTTGGTATCGGGCGCTGGATGCCGATTTCTTTATCAATGACAACATAGAGGTGATTGACCTTGACGCCCCATCGCCCGATGTCATGTAATGTGATGATGGTGTGGATAAAAGGTGCCTCATAACCGCCACATTAGGCGGGTTAACTGGGTCAGAAACAGATATGGGAGACCACAGATATGCTGATTAAAAAGAAAGCGTCATGGGCTTTGCCCGAATCCGCGGCGACACCCGAACATGTCTATATGAACCGTCGTAGCTGGTTGAAAGCGGCCGGATTTAGCGGCCTTGGTCTGGCCAGTACGATGATGGGCGGCGGCATGGCCTCAACGGCGCTGGCGGCTATCACCGGCTATCCGGCACTGCGAAATGACGCCTATAGTCTGGATCGGGCGATCACTGACGAGGAAGAGGCCACCACCTATACCAATTTTTACGAATTCGGGTCATCCAAAAATATCTGGAAAAAAACCCGCAATATGACAACCGACCCGTGGGCGGTAACGATTGACGGGCTTGTTGAATCGGAGATGACGCTGGATGCCGAAGATCTGGTGCGCCAGATGGGCGGGCTGGAAGAACGGCTATACCGGCATCGCTGTGTCGAGGCATGGGCGATGGCGGTGCCTTGGACAGGGGTGCCGCTGGCGAAACTGATCGCGCTGGCCAAGCCGTTGCCGGAAGCCAAATATCTGCGTATGGAAACCTTTCTCGATCCGGATGTTGCGCCCGGGCAAAAACAGGGCTGGTATCCGTGGCCTTATGTCGAAGGGCTGACCATCGCCGAGGCGCAGAACGAGCTGGCCTTTCTGGCGACCGGCATTTATGGCAAAAGCATGCCGAACCAGAATGGCGCGCCAATCCGGCTGGTGGTGCCGTGGAAATATGGCTTTAAGTCAATCAAATCGATTGTCCGCTTTAGCTTTACCGCCGAACAGCCCGTGTCATTCTGGCAGGAGCTGGCAGGCACCGAATATGGGTTCTGGGCGAATGTGAACCCGACCGTGCCGCATCCGCGCTGGCCGCAACGCACCGAACGCTTGCTGGGCACCGGACAAAGGGTGCAAACTGAGATTTTTAACGGCTATGGCGATCAGGTGGCGGGACTCTATGCCGATATGTCATTTGACAATAACCGGACGCTGTATTTTTAGGTGTTGGTTAGCTTGTCTGTCTAATGGCTTTGTTCCAAGCCCATTTCATTTTTGATTTGTCGCATTTAACGCGCTCACCATATGTGCGATGGTCTTCCAACAGAAGATTGCGGAGATAATTTTCGCAATCATGAGCTAGTTGTTCACAATCCTCATCTTCCCACGCATGAGAAAAGTATTGCCTCCAAGACTTTTCTTCTCCCAAGATTTCGATTGGAATGTGGGCATTAATCTCACTCAAGCGTCTATTTAAATCAATCGTGCGGCCTATTTTGTAGCAGTCAGAGTCAGCAAAACGCAGGACATAAGTATAGGCTTGGTTAGGGTGATTTTTAGGTTTGGCATTTTGAGGTGCTAACTGATTTTTTCTGTTTGCAGGGATTGGTCCTTGTGTCGGACCGGTGGGTAGGCCTGTCTAGTCTGCTTGTGCAGGATCAATATTTGGGTAAATTTCATCACCGCGTGGCAAGTTCAAAATATTCTCAACTCGTTTCTTGTCTTCTACTTCCCAAGCATTGCCGATGCCTAAGTTTGGATTGTAAAAAACCTTTTTTCCGGCGGCGTTAAGGATGCCGAGTAAATGTTCTGATTTTGCATCTGGAGGTTCTTTAAAATACCAACTCCGCTTGATCGCTATTCCAGTCGGCCATCTTATCATTCCAGCATCATTGTATATCTCGCTTCGTTCAGTTTTGTTTTCATCGCTCCATTTATGTTTTTCGTCGATGACTTCTTCTGTGTTGAAGATTGGCATATCGTGAATATCGACAAGACCCAATAATTTACCTTTTTCGTGTTTTTTTGTGTATTTGCCACCAGTTCCAACAAAAACGACACGTGTCTCTGAGCCTGCCTCATCAATTTTATGTTTAAGATTTTTCACCGAACCTAGTCTGGGTAATGAAACCACAGGCCAAGTTTCTGGAGTAAAGCCATTCATATGCACAACCCAAAGCCTCATCTCATCTCTCCATCCTGAGTGCCAGAATATTCTGGCGGATGCAGTATAAGAGGCGGGGGTTAATTTTGCGTTAACGTGAGAGATTATCCCCGTGCCAGCATGTTGGTGAGCTGGGCGCAGATGGCGGGCATGTCGTCAAGCGGGATAAAGTCATGATCGGGGATCACATCGCCAAGCGGTACCGTATGCCCGCCTTGCATCATCGCATCATGAAAGGCGGCGAGGCGGCCTGTTTCGATCTGCCGGTGTGCCGTGCTGGTTGCATTACTACTGGTTGCGGGGCTGGTTGTATTACTGCTGGTTGTGGCGTTAGGGGCGTCACTATGCCAGTCGGCGACCATGACAGGGGTGCCAGTGATGGTAGCCTCGCTGGTCATATTGACCGAGTCCGAGGTGACGATAATCGCATCGGCAATGCCCAGAATACCCGGATAGGGATTGGCGTCCTGCGGGGTGGCGAGGCGGTGGCGCGTGTGCGCATCATTCAGCGCGAGGGTCTCGGTCAGCTGCCGGATCAGATCAGGCGGGGTGCGGCGTGATGGCACGATAGCCAAGCTGGCCTTGGTCTGGCGGGCAAAAGCGTCAAGCTTTGCCACCATGCGATTGGCCATAGCAGGGGAGATTTTATAACGCCGGTTATCGCCGCCAAGCATCACCACAACGCGCGGAAAGGCGGCATTTTTCCATTTCGGCGCAAGCGTGCGGGCGGCGTCGGCTATTGTTTCCGGTGTCAGGCGGTTGAGCGATCCAGTCGAGACAATGACATTGTCACCGCGGACAGGGTCATGCGCAGGCACCAGCAGAATGTCAAAGCAGGCGGGATCAAGCCGCGGATCCTGAATATGAATCGTTTTCATCGGCTGGCCAGCGATGCGCGCGCGGTGCCGCATGGCAATCGAAAGGCCAGCCATGCGCCGCCCGCAGGTGACCAGCAGATCGGGAAAGCGGCTATCGGCATAAGGCAGGGCAGGCGTTGATATAGGCAGAAATGGTGCAAGTATGGCAAGGTGGCCAAGACGTGGCACGCTGCGCAAGGGCTGGCGCGGCGTTACAATGATATCGCGAAAGCCAGAGGCAACATGCGTGGCGGCGACTTCATCAGGTGAAGGGGTTGTCCAGCCCATCGCCTCAGCCAGTGCCAGTGACTGCAAGCGCATGCCGGCCGTGCCATCACTGACGACCCATATCTCTGGCCTTGTGGTTGGCCGCGTATCTGGCGCTGAAGACGTTTTTGTCACGGCAAAACTTTCTGGTTCATATGGCTGGGGTTCATATGGTTGATCGGCATGGCCTGTCGATATGACCACCCAGCAGATGGCGGTACTATGTAACTATGTGTAATATCAAGCGCAGATACGCGCAATATTCTTACGCAATTATCTTGGTAAATATCCTGTGCAGGTGTAATATCGGCGGCAATCACAACCATTTCCTCTTGGGCTATCTGTTTGGGCGTGCGTGGGTGTGGCGCATATGGGGTTGGCCAAATGACAGGTGAATTATGACAGGTGCATTATGACGGGCAAAATCAAAATCGATGCTGTTGATCGGCAAATCCTGCATGATCTTCAGGAAGATGGCCGTATCACCAATGTCGATCTTGCCAAACGTGCGGGCATTTCGGCACCGCCATGTCTGCGCCGTGTGCGCGGGCTGGAAGATGCCGGTATCATCAAGGGCTATCATGCCGATATCGATGCCGATGCGATGGGCTATAGCGTCAATGTGTTTGCCTTTGTCGGGCTGACCAGCCAGGCCGAGAGCGATCTGCAGGATTTCGAAGAGCTGGTGAGTGCCTGGCCGCAGGTGCGGGAGTGCCATATGCTTATGGGTGAGACCGATTTCGTGCTGAAAATCGTCGCCCAGGATTGGGATGATTTCCAGAAATTCCTGACCAGCAAGCTGACGCCGGCGACAAATGTCAGCCATGTGAAAACAGCACTGGCGATCCGCTCGGCAAAAATGCTGCCTGGCGTGCCTATCGATCTGGATGAAAGCACGCGTTAAGGCGAAACGCCAAAGACAAATACCCGATAGCTAGAAAGAGTCAGCAAGTAGCAAACAGCAAAGATGATAATTTTGCGCTTAATATGTATGATTTGTTTATTTTGTATATTGCGTTTATTTTGTTTGTGATAGATCCTATGGGTAAGTGAAGGAGGGCGCGATGTCGAACTTAGCATCTGTTAAATCAAAAAATCCCATTCAAGCCGATCGTGAACAACAATTCTTGCCGCGTATTGACAGCTGGGAAATTGACCGTATCAGGCGTGTTCAACGCAGAATTCTGGCCGCGAAAGGATGGTTTAGAATTGATGCAGAGGCAATTGAAGTGGCTAGGGCTATTTTACATCTTGTGGCCATATTGCCAGACAGCGATACGAACCCAGAAAGTGATGCTGGGCATGTTCAGACTGTTCTGACCACGAGTGAAGCGGCAGATATTCTTATGGTATCTAGACCCTATGTGGTGAAATTGCTCGAACAAGGCGAGATTGCTTTCCACAAGGTCGGCACACACCGCCGTATTATGGCCTCTGATTTATATGCCTATAAGCAGCAAACCCATAGAAACATACTGTAATTCATCTTACCTGAACGGGTGAATAGGCGCGAATAAGGCGATGTTGAGGAGCGCCGCGCCGAACGCAAAGATGATAACGCCACCTATAAGCCCAACCACATCCATGATGCGCCCTAGCGCCAGATTCCCGTTCGGTAACATCACCAGCAGCCGTTTGGCCGTCTGTCTGAGATAGACAGAGATCGTGGCCAGTAAACTGACGGTCAAAGCCGTGCCCAAAGACATTGCCAATACGGACAATAATCCAGCCATTTCAAGATTCAGCGCATATGCAAGTAGCAAAACGATCACCGCGCCAGAACATGGTCGTATCCCGATTGACATGACTATGCCGATAAAGGTTCTGAAGGATAACGGGCTTTCAAGATCGTTGGCGGTTGGTCCATGTGCATGATTGCAGTCATGCGCATGATGGTCATGATGGTCATGATGGTGCGCATCACCATGCGATGAAGGGGTCTTGAATATATTCATCAAGCGTACTGAACGGACAACCACAATCATCAGTCCCACCAGCGCTATCAAAGCAAAGCTGGCAATTTCAACATCATTGGTGATGCTTCGTGTTTGCCGCATAGATAGATCAAGAAGCCAAACAGCCGATGTAACGATAACGATTGCCGTGATCCCTTGGATCAGGGCGGCGGCAAGTGATAATATCACACCACGGCGCAACTGGCTTTCATGTGAGAGCAAATAGGTCGAGATCACAATCTTGCCATGCCCGGGCCCAGCGGCATGAAACACGCCATAAAAGAAACTAAGGGCAATCAGTGCCAATGATGCGCTAAAGCCATCAGTTTCAACGCGCCGCAAGGCTTGTGATAGGCTTTGATGCAAGTCGCGTTGCACAGATTGCACGGCGATCAAATATTCTGACCAGATGAGGTTAAAGCCGGATCCCAACCAAAAGACCATGCCGATCAGACCAGCCGCTGTACCAAACAACAATAGTGCTGTCTTTCGGCCAGTCATGTGCATGTTACGCGAATGGTTTCTGCAAATAGCCGGCCAATTGTGTTGTCAGGGTTGGCGTCAAGGCTGGATGACCGGGACAAGGCGATGGCATCGGCAGATGGATTCGGCTGCAAAATTTCCGTACCACAATTATCTGGCGCGTTACCCTGAAAGGAAATGGTTTCCCCCTCGGCATGATACATCTCGATATAATAGGTCGGGTCGAAAATTGCGTAGGAAAAAGCCTGTGCCGCAAGATCGACAGGGCTTTCAATTGATACGGTAAAGCGCATCCAGACACGATTTTCGCGGATTTCGGCAACAGCTCCGCCTAGCTGTATCAGTGGTAAGGTGACCCCATCACGCTTGGCCAGCGTAAAATAATTATAGGGCTTTAGATTCTCCATGAGCTCAGCAACTTTTTGCTTGATGGCACTTTCGACGCCATCAGGGTGTAAAGCGGCTTCCTCAAGCATAGCTGCTGAGAAAAAATCATCAAAAAGCCATTCCTGATAAATCGCCGACACCTTGTCATTATCATCGAGAATAATCTGGCTTTTAAGATCAACCCACATATGCGGATGCGCGCTTGATACAGAAACCCACCCCATGATCAGGCAGACTGCCCCGATGATGTAGCGAGGGAAATTACGCATTTTCGCAGGCATCACAAACACCATGCAGTTCAATACTGGATTTAGAGGTTTTGAATTTTGTCTTTTCTTCTAATCCGGCAAGAAATAGCGAAACGGTATCGTCACATATTTCTTCAACTTGGTCGCATTTGTCGCAAATTACGAAAGCGGGCACACTATTTTTTTCACATGATAAATGAGAACAGCTGATAAAGGCATTCAGGCTTTCCAATCGGTGCACACGACCAATTAAAATTAGCTTTTCCAGCGCGCGATAAATCTGGAGCGGTGCGCGCAGACCAACATCCCTTAGTTCATCAAGGATCATATATGCGCTCATGGCACCCGTTCCCTTTTCAAGAACGTCCAAGACAAGTTTTTGATTCTGAGACAGGCTGTTACTATCTATCATCTATTGTGACACCGGCGTTATTGTCGGCGCCCCGCTGGTTCTGACCATTATTCCTGAATAGGCCCAATGGCACTGGCATTAAAGATAGAATAAAGCATATTAGCGCGGCCACAACAATACTTGGCCCGGCCGGTGTATCCAATTCAAGAGAGCCAAACAGGCCAAACCACACCGAAATCACGCCAATAAGGATGGCAAAAAATGCCATTTGTTCAGGCGAGCTTGATAAGCGTCGCGCCGTTGCAGCCGGAATGATGAGCAATGCCGTAATCAGTAGTACCCCAACGATCTTCAACGAAACCGCGATTACCCCCGCCATCAATATCATGAAAATGATATTCACATGATCTGGTTTGGCACCTTCTGCCAAAGCGAGTTCATAACTTACGGTAGCGGCGAATAACGCCCGCCAAATTACCATAAGCACTACAAGCACAGACATGCCACCGCCCCAGATTATGGCAAGATCAAAGGTTGTAATCGATAGGATATCGCCAAACAGGAACCCCATCAGATCAACCCTGACCCAGGTCATGAAGGCCAAAGTAACAAGACCAACAGCTAAAGCGGAATGCGCAAGCAAACCAAGCAAGGCATCGGATGACAGGCTGGCGCGACGTTGCAGGAAAACCAGCATCAACGAAACGGCAACCGAAACTACAAATACGGCAAGTGTAACGTTGACCTCAAAAAGCAAGGCCAGGGCGACGCCAAGCAGAGCCGAATGGGATAGCGTGTCGCCAAAATAAGCAAGCTTTCGCCAAATAATAAAACAGCCAAGCGGGCCAGCTACCAAAGCAACGCCTATGCCTCCAATTACGGCGCGAACAAAGAAATCGTCAAACATCTGCATTTGTCCTTTTGGCGCCAACAGTGGTGCTGCTTGACGTTGGTAACAGGTCATCGTCAGTCAGGTGATTATGCGCCAAAGCCGCCTCTTTGCTTTCAATACTGCCATCAGGAAGATGCTCATGGTCATGTTGATGTTGGTAAAGGGCAAGGCCAGATGCGGTGCGTTCACCAAACAGGGTTTTGAATTCATGGCTAGAGGTAACCGATGCCGGCGTGCCAGAACAACAGACATGGCCATTTAGGCAAATAACCCGATCGGTTGTGGACATCACAACATGCAAATCATGCGAAATGAGCAGAATGCCACAATTAAGCTCATTACGGATTTTTTCGATGAGCTTGTAAAGCGCCATTTCACCGTTGAAGTCAACACCCTGAACCGGCTCATCAAGAACCAATAATTCGGGTGAACTCATTATGGCTCTGGCAAGCAGAACGCGTTGAAATTCACCACCAGACAAATTGCTCATCTGCATATGTGCTAAATGCGTCGTTTCGGTTGCGGCTAGCGCATCGTTAATTTGTGTTTTATCAGCCTTGTGCGTGAGAAGCAGAAAGCGGCTTACCGTTAAAGGCAAGGTCCAACTCAATTCGAGTTTCTGAGGTACATAGCTGACGCGTAGTTTTGGCTTGCGGTATGCCGTTCCCTCATCGGTTGCCAATACACCAAGAGCTAGTTTCGCTGTTGTGGATTTGCCCGATCCGTTTGGTCCAATCAGTGTCACAATCTCGCCAGGCTCGACGCGCATAGACACCCCCCGAACCAACCATTTTTTTGATCTATAAATTCCAGCATTCTCAAGCGATATGAGCATTTGTCTCTCTTAGTATGAATGGACAGTCTGAATTATGTCGATTTGATCTTGTAATACAAGTGACAGTATGTAAATTTAGTGATGTTATAACATTACGTCAATAATATTGTCCCAAACTTTTGCTAAATGGTGCCACAATGCGATATCTCACATCTGCCCTTCTTGCCTCAACTGTACTCACTTCGAATATCTCAATAGCACAAGCTGACGTTAACGTCGTTGCATCAATCAAACCTATTCACTCTCTGGTTTCTGCCGTTATGGATGGTGTTGGCAAACCCTTTCTAATCATCGATGGGGCTGGCTCTCCGCACACATATGCGCTGAAACCGTCACAGGCAGGCCAGCTTCAAGACGCTGACCTTGTTTTCTGGGTTGGTCATGATCTTGAGACATTTCTTGAAAAGCCCATCGAGGGGATCGCCACCAAGGCAACGTCAATAGCCCTGATTGATGCGCATGATTTAACGAAAATAAAGTTCCGTGAAGGCGGCGCTTTTGACGAACATGATCATGACGATCATGATGACCATGATGACCATGATGACCATGACGATCATGATGACCATGATGACCATGATGACCATGATGACCATGACGATCATGATGACCATGATGACCATGATGATCATGGACATGATGGTTTTGATCCGCATGTATGGCTGGATCCGGTGAACGCAAAGGTGCTTGTTCACGAAATTGAGGAAGCGTTGACAGAAGCCGATCCTAAAAATGCAAAGGCGTATGAGGAAAATGCCACAAACGTAATGGTGCAGCTAGATCAGCTGGTTGAAGAGATTACGGTTGAGCTAGCCCCCGTGAAAGGCAAAGGTTATATAGTTTTCCATGACGCCTATCAGTATTTCGAAACGCGCTTTGGTGTTGCCGCTGTTGGTTCACTAACAGTATCACCAGAGGTCATGCCCGGGGCGCAACGTGTCAGTGAGTTGCAATCGAAAGTACGATCATTAAACACCACTTGCGTATTTTCAGAGCCACAATTTGAACCCAAGCTGGTGGCGATAATTACCGAAAATACGAATGCCCGCACCGGTATATTAGACCCGCTTGGCGCCGCAATCGATAGCGGCCCACAACATTATTTCACCCTCATACGCAACATGGCGCGGTCTTTGAAAGAGTGTCTGTCTGCAAAGGGTTAGATCATTTTAGGCATGTCGCATCAAGAGGCGTAAAATAGGGGGCGGCCTATAAGTCATGTGGGCTTGCCCCGAACGGGCGTTACACCTTGGTCATATCGAATAATTCGATCGAGATGATTTCATAGCTTTTGGTGCCGCCCGGGGTCTGGATTTCGGCCGAGTCACCAATACCCTTGCCAATCAGGCCACGGGCGATCGGCGATGAGGTTGAGACCAGCCCTTTGGAAATATCAGCCTCATAGGGGCCGACAATATGAAAGATCGATTCTTCGTCGGTTTCTTCATCGGCAACGCCCACCGACGTGCCAAAGGTCACCTTATCACCAGTGAGTTGCGAGGCATCGATGACTTCGGAGCGGCTGGTAACTGCCTCAAGCTCGGAAATACGGCCTTCGATAAAAGACTGGCGTTCACGCGCGGCATGATATTCGGCATTTTCCGATAAATCGCCATGTTCACGCGCAACGGCAATGGCGTTAATCACGGCCTGTCTTTCGGTGCCTTTGAGATGCGCCAGCTCTTCTTTAATGGCTTCGAGGCCCTGGGCCGTAAATGGTATCTTTTCCATCAGTGTTTCCGTCATCTTGAGTTCGCATCATGCCCTGTAAGGCAGCTTTTAGTCAGTATAATATATATAATATATATAATATAAGGGCTTCCCATAATATAGGACAAGACCATAAGGGCAATAATATATGGGATGTCTTGATAAGCTATGCCTTGGCCTAGCCTATCCCAAGGTCATATAAACAGGCAAGACTATAGATACAGACTTTAGATGAAGACGGGAAATGAAGGCGGGGCGATATCAGGTGCCGATAGCCGCCAGATGTTCTTGAAGCGATTTGACCCCCATCTGCCCCTGACGAAGTGCGCGGATTGCCTGACTCGCGGCGCGGCTTCCCGAAACAGTTGTATAATAGGGAATCTTGTTGGTCAGCGCGGTCTGGCGAAGCGAGAAGGAGTCCTTGATCGCACCAGCACCTTTTGCGGTATTG
This window of the Candidatus Puniceispirillum marinum IMCC1322 genome carries:
- the msrP gene encoding protein-methionine-sulfoxide reductase catalytic subunit MsrP, which translates into the protein MLIKKKASWALPESAATPEHVYMNRRSWLKAAGFSGLGLASTMMGGGMASTALAAITGYPALRNDAYSLDRAITDEEEATTYTNFYEFGSSKNIWKKTRNMTTDPWAVTIDGLVESEMTLDAEDLVRQMGGLEERLYRHRCVEAWAMAVPWTGVPLAKLIALAKPLPEAKYLRMETFLDPDVAPGQKQGWYPWPYVEGLTIAEAQNELAFLATGIYGKSMPNQNGAPIRLVVPWKYGFKSIKSIVRFSFTAEQPVSFWQELAGTEYGFWANVNPTVPHPRWPQRTERLLGTGQRVQTEIFNGYGDQVAGLYADMSFDNNRTLYF
- a CDS encoding GIY-YIG nuclease family protein; its protein translation is MPANRKNQLAPQNAKPKNHPNQAYTYVLRFADSDCYKIGRTIDLNRRLSEINAHIPIEILGEEKSWRQYFSHAWEDEDCEQLAHDCENYLRNLLLEDHRTYGERVKCDKSKMKWAWNKAIRQTS
- a CDS encoding mitochondrial fission ELM1 family protein translates to MTKTSSAPDTRPTTRPEIWVVSDGTAGMRLQSLALAEAMGWTTPSPDEVAATHVASGFRDIIVTPRQPLRSVPRLGHLAILAPFLPISTPALPYADSRFPDLLVTCGRRMAGLSIAMRHRARIAGQPMKTIHIQDPRLDPACFDILLVPAHDPVRGDNVIVSTGSLNRLTPETIADAARTLAPKWKNAAFPRVVVMLGGDNRRYKISPAMANRMVAKLDAFARQTKASLAIVPSRRTPPDLIRQLTETLALNDAHTRHRLATPQDANPYPGILGIADAIIVTSDSVNMTSEATITGTPVMVADWHSDAPNATTSSNTTSPATSSNATSTAHRQIETGRLAAFHDAMMQGGHTVPLGDVIPDHDFIPLDDMPAICAQLTNMLARG
- a CDS encoding Lrp/AsnC family transcriptional regulator, producing the protein MTGKIKIDAVDRQILHDLQEDGRITNVDLAKRAGISAPPCLRRVRGLEDAGIIKGYHADIDADAMGYSVNVFAFVGLTSQAESDLQDFEELVSAWPQVRECHMLMGETDFVLKIVAQDWDDFQKFLTSKLTPATNVSHVKTALAIRSAKMLPGVPIDLDESTR
- a CDS encoding helix-turn-helix domain-containing protein — translated: MSNLASVKSKNPIQADREQQFLPRIDSWEIDRIRRVQRRILAAKGWFRIDAEAIEVARAILHLVAILPDSDTNPESDAGHVQTVLTTSEAADILMVSRPYVVKLLEQGEIAFHKVGTHRRIMASDLYAYKQQTHRNIL
- a CDS encoding nickel/cobalt transporter, which translates into the protein MTGRKTALLLFGTAAGLIGMVFWLGSGFNLIWSEYLIAVQSVQRDLHQSLSQALRRVETDGFSASLALIALSFFYGVFHAAGPGHGKIVISTYLLSHESQLRRGVILSLAAALIQGITAIVIVTSAVWLLDLSMRQTRSITNDVEIASFALIALVGLMIVVVRSVRLMNIFKTPSSHGDAHHHDHHDHHAHDCNHAHGPTANDLESPLSFRTFIGIVMSIGIRPCSGAVIVLLLAYALNLEMAGLLSVLAMSLGTALTVSLLATISVYLRQTAKRLLVMLPNGNLALGRIMDVVGLIGGVIIFAFGAALLNIALFAPIHPFR
- a CDS encoding DUF1007 family protein, giving the protein MPAKMRNFPRYIIGAVCLIMGWVSVSSAHPHMWVDLKSQIILDDNDKVSAIYQEWLFDDFFSAAMLEEAALHPDGVESAIKQKVAELMENLKPYNYFTLAKRDGVTLPLIQLGGAVAEIRENRVWMRFTVSIESPVDLAAQAFSYAIFDPTYYIEMYHAEGETISFQGNAPDNCGTEILQPNPSADAIALSRSSSLDANPDNTIGRLFAETIRVTCT
- a CDS encoding Fur family transcriptional regulator, encoding MIDSNSLSQNQKLVLDVLEKGTGAMSAYMILDELRDVGLRAPLQIYRALEKLILIGRVHRLESLNAFISCSHLSCEKNSVPAFVICDKCDQVEEICDDTVSLFLAGLEEKTKFKTSKSSIELHGVCDACENA
- a CDS encoding metal ABC transporter permease, with product MFDDFFVRAVIGGIGVALVAGPLGCFIIWRKLAYFGDTLSHSALLGVALALLFEVNVTLAVFVVSVAVSLMLVFLQRRASLSSDALLGLLAHSALAVGLVTLAFMTWVRVDLMGFLFGDILSITTFDLAIIWGGGMSVLVVLMVIWRALFAATVSYELALAEGAKPDHVNIIFMILMAGVIAVSLKIVGVLLITALLIIPAATARRLSSSPEQMAFFAILIGVISVWFGLFGSLELDTPAGPSIVVAALICFILSLMPVPLGLFRNNGQNQRGADNNAGVTIDDR
- a CDS encoding ATP-binding cassette domain-containing protein, with translation MRVEPGEIVTLIGPNGSGKSTTAKLALGVLATDEGTAYRKPKLRVSYVPQKLELSWTLPLTVSRFLLLTHKADKTQINDALAATETTHLAHMQMSNLSGGEFQRVLLARAIMSSPELLVLDEPVQGVDFNGEMALYKLIEKIRNELNCGILLISHDLHVVMSTTDRVICLNGHVCCSGTPASVTSSHEFKTLFGERTASGLALYQHQHDHEHLPDGSIESKEAALAHNHLTDDDLLPTSSSTTVGAKRTNADV
- the znuA gene encoding zinc ABC transporter substrate-binding protein ZnuA, yielding MRYLTSALLASTVLTSNISIAQADVNVVASIKPIHSLVSAVMDGVGKPFLIIDGAGSPHTYALKPSQAGQLQDADLVFWVGHDLETFLEKPIEGIATKATSIALIDAHDLTKIKFREGGAFDEHDHDDHDDHDDHDDHDDHDDHDDHDDHDDHDDHDDHDDHDDHGHDGFDPHVWLDPVNAKVLVHEIEEALTEADPKNAKAYEENATNVMVQLDQLVEEITVELAPVKGKGYIVFHDAYQYFETRFGVAAVGSLTVSPEVMPGAQRVSELQSKVRSLNTTCVFSEPQFEPKLVAIITENTNARTGILDPLGAAIDSGPQHYFTLIRNMARSLKECLSAKG
- the greA gene encoding transcription elongation factor GreA, giving the protein MEKIPFTAQGLEAIKEELAHLKGTERQAVINAIAVAREHGDLSENAEYHAARERQSFIEGRISELEAVTSRSEVIDASQLTGDKVTFGTSVGVADEETDEESIFHIVGPYEADISKGLVSTSSPIARGLIGKGIGDSAEIQTPGGTKSYEIISIELFDMTKV